A window of Kribbella amoyensis contains these coding sequences:
- a CDS encoding DinB family protein, which yields MPEPFDWDILQRPSAMAMVRGQLGFSWMVLSGRLARLTDEEYFWRPSSEALTVVRRPYAGRFRSLGSGEWVAQWPDEPDHRGPRTIAWLIAHLTETFFWRWEWTFGESRQGRADITLHGNAQDAVAWLTHWVDAWQHSIAELDEEQAMTVGLSQATELDAAEPFGHVVLRLNRELIHHGSEIMTLQDLHALAA from the coding sequence ATGCCGGAGCCGTTCGACTGGGACATCCTGCAGCGACCATCGGCGATGGCGATGGTGCGCGGCCAGCTCGGTTTCAGCTGGATGGTGCTGTCCGGCCGGCTCGCGCGGCTGACCGACGAGGAGTACTTCTGGCGCCCGAGCTCGGAGGCGCTCACCGTCGTCCGGCGGCCGTACGCCGGCCGGTTCCGCTCCCTCGGGTCGGGCGAGTGGGTGGCGCAGTGGCCGGACGAGCCGGACCATCGCGGCCCGCGGACGATCGCCTGGCTGATCGCGCACCTGACCGAGACCTTCTTCTGGCGCTGGGAGTGGACCTTCGGCGAGAGCCGGCAGGGTCGCGCCGACATCACCCTGCACGGCAACGCCCAGGACGCGGTCGCCTGGCTGACGCACTGGGTCGACGCCTGGCAGCACTCGATCGCCGAGCTGGACGAGGAGCAGGCGATGACGGTCGGGCTGAGCCAGGCGACCGAGCTGGACGCCGCCGAGCCGTTCGGCCACGTCGTGCTGCGGCTCAACCGCGAGCTCATCCACCACGGCTCCGAGATCATGACGCTGCAGGACCTCCATGCCCTCGCCGCCTGA